A genomic region of Jatrophihabitans sp. contains the following coding sequences:
- the fabI gene encoding enoyl-ACP reductase FabI, translating into MGLLDGKRLLITGVITESSIGFAVAKVAQEQGADVVLTGFGRLSLVERVARRLPKPAPVVELDVTSPDDLAALADRVREHVDGLDGVLHSIGFAPQSCLGEGFLDAPFADVATAFEVSAYSFKSLAVAALPLFGPSGGSIVGMDFDATVAWPAYNWMGVAKAALESTSRYLARELGPRRIRVNLVAAGPVRTMAAKSIPGFVEFEQAWEGRAPLGWDIEDATPVAMSCAALLSDWFPATTGEMIHVDGGFHAMGV; encoded by the coding sequence ATGGGACTTCTGGACGGCAAGCGGCTGCTGATCACCGGCGTCATCACCGAGTCCTCGATCGGCTTCGCGGTCGCCAAGGTGGCGCAGGAGCAGGGCGCCGACGTGGTGCTGACCGGCTTCGGCAGGTTGTCCCTGGTCGAGCGGGTGGCCCGCCGGCTGCCCAAGCCGGCGCCGGTGGTGGAGCTCGACGTCACCTCGCCCGATGACCTGGCGGCCCTGGCCGACCGGGTCCGCGAGCACGTCGACGGCCTGGACGGGGTGCTGCACTCCATCGGCTTCGCCCCGCAGTCCTGCCTCGGCGAGGGTTTCCTGGACGCCCCGTTCGCCGACGTGGCCACCGCGTTCGAGGTGTCGGCCTACAGCTTCAAGTCCCTGGCGGTGGCGGCGCTGCCGCTGTTCGGCCCGTCCGGCGGCTCGATCGTCGGAATGGATTTCGACGCCACGGTAGCCTGGCCCGCCTACAACTGGATGGGGGTGGCCAAGGCCGCCCTGGAGTCCACCTCGCGCTACCTGGCCCGCGAGCTGGGCCCGCGCCGGATCAGGGTCAACCTGGTGGCGGCCGGCCCGGTGCGCACGATGGCGGCCAAGAGCATCCCCGGCTTCGTCGAGTTCGAGCAGGCCTGGGAGGGACGGGCCCCGCTGGGTTGGGACATCGAGGACGCCACCCCGGTCGCGATGAGCTGCGCTGCCCTGCTGTCGGACTGGTTCCCCGCCACCACCGGCGAGATGATCCACGTCGACGGCGGTTTTCACGCGATGGGCGTCTGA
- a CDS encoding DUF58 domain-containing protein: MSRHGAPAADPGRSAVPGQPVSSGKAVPSGKAVPSGQPGAPGQTEAVLRRLEYAVRNKLDGLLLGSYLGLVPGPGSEPGESRQYYPGDDVRRMDWPVTARTMTPHVRQTVADRELETWLVVDLSPSLDFGTVNMEKRELVFAAATAITHLTAKAGNRIGAIITTGEQTYRIPAVAGSNHARYVMRKLAGTPRATEGRRGDLARALEQVRRPPRRRGMVVVISDFLGDQDWERPLRGLGDRHELLGIEVLDPHELELPAAGLVTFVDPETGEQLEVQTSDAELRLRYARAASEQREQIASMLRRAGADQLRLRTDSDWLSDIVKFVVTRRRGVAVRPPSRAGMIGVH, translated from the coding sequence GTGAGCAGGCACGGTGCCCCAGCCGCCGACCCGGGCCGCTCCGCGGTCCCCGGCCAGCCGGTGTCGTCCGGCAAGGCGGTGCCGTCCGGCAAGGCGGTGCCGTCCGGCCAGCCGGGGGCACCCGGCCAGACCGAGGCTGTGCTGCGCCGGCTCGAGTACGCGGTGCGCAACAAGCTCGACGGCCTGCTGCTGGGCAGCTACCTCGGCCTGGTGCCCGGCCCGGGAAGCGAGCCGGGGGAGTCGCGCCAGTACTACCCCGGCGATGACGTCCGGCGGATGGACTGGCCGGTCACTGCCCGGACGATGACCCCGCACGTCCGCCAGACGGTCGCCGACCGTGAGCTGGAGACGTGGCTGGTGGTGGACCTGTCGCCGAGCCTGGACTTCGGCACCGTGAACATGGAGAAGCGCGAGCTGGTCTTCGCCGCCGCCACCGCCATCACCCACCTGACCGCCAAGGCCGGCAACCGGATCGGCGCGATCATCACCACGGGCGAGCAGACCTACCGGATCCCGGCGGTGGCCGGCTCCAACCACGCCCGCTACGTGATGCGCAAGCTGGCCGGCACCCCGCGCGCGACCGAGGGCCGGCGCGGCGACCTGGCCAGGGCGCTGGAACAGGTCCGGCGGCCGCCGCGCCGGCGCGGCATGGTGGTGGTGATCTCGGACTTCCTGGGCGACCAGGACTGGGAGCGGCCGTTGCGCGGCCTGGGCGACCGCCACGAGCTGCTCGGCATCGAGGTGCTGGATCCGCACGAGCTGGAGCTGCCCGCCGCCGGCCTGGTGACCTTCGTCGATCCCGAGACCGGCGAGCAACTGGAGGTGCAGACCTCCGACGCCGAGCTGCGGCTGCGCTACGCCCGGGCCGCCAGCGAGCAGCGCGAGCAGATCGCCTCGATGCTGCGCCGGGCCGGCGCTGACCAGCTGCGGCTGCGCACCGACTCCGACTGGCTGTCCGACATCGTCAAATTCGTCGTCACCCGTCGCCGGGGAGTGGCCGTACGACCACCCTCGCGCGCCGGAATGATCGGGGTGCACTGA
- a CDS encoding CPBP family intramembrane glutamic endopeptidase produces MTSASPVPGADLGPEPIPAAGSGTTAQSSASAADTGTSAAGTGTSAAGTGPARRVDRLGLEVLLVLGVSLGISALYSWVNFLDIQTRGGFRGATATLNPAESPRAWVDLSYQLLGLLNGIIPALLALLLLSRVPGLAGFGIGLDRLRLPRETLQGLGIAALIGLPGLGLLILARHFGLNAELQASGLAEIWYRYPVLILEAIKNGVLEEIVIVGYLLTRLRAMNWTAGWAILVSALIRASYHTYQGLGGFVGNLIMGLLFGWWFTRTKRVLPLVIAHSVIDIVSFVGYAALHDRLSWL; encoded by the coding sequence GTGACCTCCGCCTCGCCGGTACCCGGAGCCGACCTCGGACCCGAGCCGATCCCTGCCGCCGGTTCAGGCACGACTGCCCAATCGAGCGCCTCGGCTGCCGATACGGGCACGTCGGCTGCCGGTACGGGCACGTCGGCTGCCGGGACGGGCCCGGCCAGGCGCGTGGACCGGCTGGGCCTCGAGGTGCTGCTGGTGCTCGGGGTGTCGCTGGGCATCTCGGCCCTCTACTCCTGGGTCAACTTCCTCGACATCCAGACCCGGGGCGGCTTTCGCGGCGCCACCGCCACGCTCAACCCGGCCGAGAGCCCGCGAGCCTGGGTCGACCTGTCCTATCAGCTGCTCGGGCTGCTCAACGGCATCATTCCGGCGCTGCTGGCGCTGCTGCTGCTGAGCCGGGTGCCGGGCCTGGCCGGCTTCGGGATCGGCCTGGACCGGCTGCGGCTCCCCCGCGAAACCTTGCAGGGTCTGGGAATCGCCGCGCTGATCGGGCTACCCGGCCTGGGGTTGCTGATCCTGGCCCGGCACTTCGGGCTCAACGCCGAGCTGCAAGCCTCCGGCCTGGCCGAGATCTGGTACCGCTACCCGGTGCTGATCCTGGAGGCCATCAAGAACGGCGTGCTCGAAGAGATCGTGATCGTCGGCTACCTGCTCACCCGGCTGCGGGCGATGAACTGGACGGCCGGCTGGGCAATCCTGGTCAGCGCCCTCATCCGGGCCAGCTACCACACCTATCAGGGCCTCGGCGGCTTCGTCGGCAACCTGATCATGGGGCTGCTGTTCGGCTGGTGGTTCACCCGGACCAAGCGGGTGCTGCCGCTGGTCATCGCGCACAGCGTGATCGACATCGTGAGCTTCGTCGGTTACGCCGCGCTGCACGACCGGCTCAGCTGGCTCTGA
- a CDS encoding ferrochelatase translates to MTEAPVDSFLLLSFGGPQGPDEVMPFLRNVTAGRGVPDERLAAVAEHYQHFGGVSPITAQNQALLAALGAEFGRRGIDLPLYFGNRNWRPFLADTVRQLAADGRRHALVLATSATGSYSGCRQYREDLARAAAELTGPELAERALAGPERAGLPPDGGAARFTKLRHYFDHPGFIAANAAAVRAALAALPPQAREVARLVFTAHSIPVSMNDSAGPEGGLYLAQHRETARLVAEAVRGPGAAFDLVWQSRSGPPQVPWLEPDVNDQLRVLAAAGVRAVVVAPTGFVSDHLEVLWDLDNEARGTADELGLEFVRASTAGTDPAFVAGLTDLVEEQLTGRSPAYLGELGLCGQNCPAGCCPAPARRGSGAG, encoded by the coding sequence GTGACCGAAGCACCCGTCGACTCGTTCCTGCTGCTGTCCTTCGGCGGCCCGCAGGGGCCCGATGAGGTGATGCCGTTCCTGCGCAACGTGACCGCGGGGCGCGGGGTGCCCGACGAGCGGTTGGCAGCGGTCGCCGAGCACTACCAGCACTTCGGCGGCGTCTCGCCCATCACGGCGCAGAACCAGGCGCTGCTGGCGGCGCTGGGCGCGGAGTTCGGCCGCCGCGGCATCGACCTGCCGCTGTACTTCGGCAACCGCAACTGGCGCCCCTTCCTCGCTGACACCGTCCGGCAGCTGGCAGCCGATGGCCGCCGGCACGCGCTGGTGCTGGCCACCAGCGCCACCGGCTCGTACTCCGGTTGCCGGCAGTACCGCGAGGACCTGGCGCGCGCCGCCGCTGAGCTGACCGGGCCTGAGCTGGCTGAGCGCGCGCTGGCCGGGCCTGAGCGGGCCGGCCTCCCGCCGGACGGCGGCGCTGCCCGGTTCACCAAGCTGCGGCACTACTTCGACCATCCAGGTTTCATCGCCGCCAACGCCGCGGCCGTCCGCGCCGCGCTGGCAGCGCTGCCACCGCAGGCACGCGAGGTCGCCCGGCTGGTGTTCACCGCGCATTCGATCCCGGTGTCGATGAACGACAGCGCCGGGCCCGAGGGCGGGCTCTACCTGGCCCAGCACCGCGAGACCGCCCGGCTGGTGGCCGAGGCGGTCCGCGGGCCCGGCGCCGCCTTCGATCTGGTGTGGCAGTCCCGATCCGGGCCGCCGCAGGTGCCGTGGCTGGAGCCGGACGTCAACGACCAGCTGCGGGTGCTGGCGGCCGCGGGGGTGCGGGCCGTGGTGGTGGCGCCCACCGGCTTCGTCTCCGACCACCTCGAGGTGCTCTGGGATCTGGACAACGAGGCCCGGGGCACCGCCGACGAGCTGGGACTGGAGTTCGTCCGGGCCAGCACGGCCGGCACCGACCCGGCGTTCGTGGCAGGGCTGACCGACCTGGTGGAGGAGCAACTGACCGGCCGCTCGCCGGCCTACCTGGGCGAGCTGGGGCTGTGCGGGCAGAACTGCCCCGCCGGCTGCTGCCCGGCGCCGGCCCGGCGTGGCTCAGGGGCCGGCTGA
- a CDS encoding MoxR family ATPase, with amino-acid sequence MTERVVTPTPAADASALERAMFEVKRVIVGQERMVERLMVSLLARGHCLLEGVPGVAKTLAVETLARTVSGTFARLQFTPDLVPSDIVGTRIYRPGAEKFDTELGPVFANFVLADEINRAPAKVQSALLEVMAERQVSLGGKRYPLPEPFLVLATQNPIESEGVYPLPEAQRDRFLMKISVDYPSAAEEREIVYRMGVEPPVAQAVISTDELIELQRRAGRVFVHHAVVDYVVRLVIATRQPAEFGMADVAGWVAYGASPRASLGLIAAGRALALLRGRDYVLPQDVLDLAIDVLPHRMVLSYDAIADGVSAAQAVSRVLQTVPLPQVAPRQRAASGFIPAATTAAPNASTAGYPNGAHAMPAGQPTNQYPNQQAGQPRQSGNWAPPA; translated from the coding sequence ATGACCGAGCGGGTTGTGACACCCACCCCGGCCGCCGACGCCAGCGCGCTCGAACGGGCGATGTTCGAGGTCAAGCGGGTGATCGTCGGCCAGGAGCGGATGGTCGAGCGGTTGATGGTCAGCCTGCTGGCCCGCGGGCACTGCCTGCTCGAAGGCGTGCCCGGGGTGGCCAAGACGCTGGCCGTGGAGACCCTGGCCCGCACCGTCAGCGGGACCTTCGCGCGGCTGCAGTTCACCCCGGACCTGGTGCCCTCCGACATCGTCGGAACCCGGATCTACCGCCCGGGCGCCGAGAAGTTCGACACCGAACTCGGACCGGTGTTCGCCAACTTCGTGCTCGCCGACGAGATCAACCGGGCGCCGGCCAAGGTGCAGTCGGCGCTGCTCGAGGTGATGGCCGAGCGCCAGGTGTCCCTGGGCGGCAAGCGCTACCCGCTGCCCGAGCCGTTCCTGGTGCTGGCCACCCAGAACCCGATCGAGAGCGAGGGCGTCTACCCGCTGCCCGAGGCCCAGCGCGACCGCTTCCTGATGAAGATCTCGGTGGACTACCCGTCAGCGGCCGAGGAGCGCGAGATCGTCTACCGGATGGGGGTCGAGCCACCGGTCGCGCAGGCGGTGATCAGCACCGACGAGCTGATCGAGCTGCAGCGCCGCGCCGGCCGGGTCTTCGTGCACCACGCCGTGGTCGACTACGTGGTCCGGCTGGTGATCGCCACCCGGCAACCTGCCGAATTCGGCATGGCCGACGTGGCCGGCTGGGTCGCCTACGGCGCCAGCCCGCGGGCCAGCCTGGGGCTGATCGCGGCCGGCCGGGCGCTGGCGCTGCTGCGCGGGCGTGACTACGTCCTGCCCCAGGACGTCCTGGACCTGGCGATCGACGTCCTGCCGCATCGGATGGTGCTGTCCTACGACGCGATCGCCGACGGGGTCTCCGCCGCGCAGGCGGTGTCCCGGGTGCTGCAGACGGTGCCGCTGCCGCAGGTGGCGCCCCGGCAGCGGGCCGCCAGCGGGTTCATCCCGGCCGCCACCACCGCCGCCCCGAACGCCAGCACCGCCGGTTACCCCAACGGGGCGCACGCCATGCCCGCCGGACAGCCGACCAACCAGTACCCGAACCAGCAGGCCGGCCAGCCCCGGCAGTCCGGAAACTGGGCGCCGCCGGCGTGA
- a CDS encoding GNAT family N-acetyltransferase, with protein sequence MMSKPEIRNVQQDEITPWLRAMRTTLLVNPAAGGGQSLPWWQQVWNPERTFGGYVEGRCVATLRTFPTTMTIPSGTAEHAELPIDALTQVTVAGTHRRQGLLTGMLTRSLQDAKDRGEVASLLKAAEWQIYGRFGYWPAVMGANYRILSVRRPQIRPPETAHQLIGIELDQLPGPASDVHRRARRRRAGQIDRAAVDWQRRLGLNGLRPPGAHEPVCVVARNAEGRVDGYAMWRANDGDWFLHPEDQAQATVDEVLAATDDAYRALWHYLLNLDLVRVLQLNGYAVDEPLEWLLSDGRAAQRTWVGDNEWLRLLDVPAALSARRYASTDRLVLEVVDRDGGWAAGRFTLDGGPTHAECRATPAATADLRLSQRALAGIYLGGVTVAAQQLAGLVDEETPGAAARLESMFWTAQQPWNATPF encoded by the coding sequence ATGATGTCGAAACCCGAGATCCGGAACGTCCAGCAGGACGAGATCACCCCGTGGTTGCGAGCCATGCGCACCACCCTGCTGGTCAACCCCGCTGCTGGCGGTGGCCAGTCGCTGCCCTGGTGGCAGCAGGTGTGGAATCCGGAGCGGACGTTCGGCGGCTACGTCGAAGGTCGCTGCGTGGCCACCCTGCGGACGTTTCCCACCACCATGACGATCCCGTCCGGGACTGCCGAGCACGCCGAGCTGCCGATCGACGCGCTCACCCAGGTGACGGTCGCCGGCACCCACCGGCGCCAGGGGCTGCTCACCGGGATGCTGACCCGGTCGCTGCAGGACGCCAAGGACCGGGGCGAGGTGGCCAGCCTGCTCAAGGCCGCCGAATGGCAGATCTACGGCCGGTTCGGGTACTGGCCGGCCGTGATGGGCGCCAACTACCGGATCCTGTCGGTGCGCCGGCCGCAGATCCGGCCGCCCGAGACCGCCCACCAGCTGATCGGCATCGAACTGGACCAGCTGCCCGGGCCCGCCAGTGACGTCCACCGCCGGGCGCGGCGGCGGCGCGCCGGCCAGATCGACCGGGCCGCCGTCGACTGGCAGCGCCGGCTGGGCCTGAACGGCCTGCGTCCACCAGGCGCTCACGAGCCGGTGTGCGTGGTGGCCCGCAACGCCGAAGGCAGGGTGGACGGCTACGCCATGTGGCGGGCCAATGACGGCGACTGGTTCCTGCACCCGGAGGACCAGGCGCAGGCCACCGTCGACGAGGTGCTGGCCGCCACCGACGACGCCTACCGGGCGTTGTGGCACTACCTGCTCAACCTCGACCTGGTCCGGGTGCTGCAGCTGAACGGCTACGCCGTGGACGAGCCGCTGGAGTGGCTGCTCTCCGACGGCCGGGCCGCGCAGCGCACCTGGGTCGGCGACAACGAGTGGCTGCGGCTGCTGGACGTCCCGGCGGCGCTGTCGGCACGCCGCTACGCCAGCACCGATCGGCTGGTGCTGGAGGTGGTGGACCGTGACGGCGGCTGGGCGGCCGGCCGGTTCACCCTGGACGGCGGCCCGACGCACGCCGAGTGCCGGGCCACCCCGGCGGCCACCGCGGACCTGCGGCTGTCACAGCGGGCGCTGGCCGGCATCTACCTCGGCGGCGTCACGGTGGCCGCCCAGCAGTTGGCCGGCCTGGTCGACGAGGAGACGCCCGGGGCGGCCGCCCGGTTGGAGTCGATGTTCTGGACCGCGCAGCAGCCCTGGAACGCCACCCCGTTCTGA
- a CDS encoding VWA domain-containing protein, with product MHFRSPYWLLILLGVAAVALAYLLVQLRRRKFVARFSNTELLASVVPRRPGWRRHLTFALLLLSLTVLSLGVAGPTASVRVPQEKATVMLAIDVSLSMQATDVLPSRLEAAQQAAQEFADLLPTRINLGLVKFGRSGSVVVPPTLDREVVKRAIAGLQLEQYTAIGEGVFASLDALTTFSRSSTVTNEEPAPGRIVLLSDGYNTVGRKVSEAADVAKKASTPVSTIAFGTDSGTVEVQGTVQAVPSDKVTLRGLAQATGGSFHTAASVEELRTVYEDIGSQIGYTTAQRDISWRFMLAGLLLAMAAGASSLLWSGRLS from the coding sequence ATGCATTTCAGGTCGCCGTACTGGCTGCTGATCCTGCTGGGCGTCGCCGCTGTGGCGCTGGCCTACCTGCTGGTGCAGCTGCGCCGCCGCAAGTTCGTGGCCCGGTTCAGCAACACCGAGCTGCTGGCCAGCGTGGTGCCCCGCCGGCCGGGCTGGCGCCGGCACCTGACCTTCGCCCTGCTGCTGCTGTCGCTGACGGTGCTGTCGCTGGGGGTGGCCGGCCCGACCGCCTCGGTCCGGGTGCCGCAGGAGAAGGCCACCGTGATGCTGGCCATCGACGTCTCGCTGTCGATGCAGGCCACCGACGTGCTGCCCAGCCGTCTGGAAGCCGCCCAGCAGGCCGCCCAGGAGTTCGCCGACCTGCTGCCCACCCGGATCAACCTCGGACTGGTCAAGTTCGGCCGGTCCGGCAGCGTGGTCGTGCCGCCGACCCTGGACCGCGAGGTCGTCAAGCGCGCGATCGCCGGCCTGCAGCTGGAGCAGTACACCGCGATCGGCGAGGGCGTCTTCGCCAGCCTGGACGCGCTCACCACCTTCAGCCGGTCGAGCACCGTGACCAACGAGGAGCCGGCGCCCGGGCGGATCGTGCTGCTCAGCGATGGCTACAACACCGTCGGGCGCAAGGTGTCCGAGGCTGCTGACGTGGCCAAGAAGGCCAGCACGCCGGTGTCGACCATCGCCTTCGGAACGGACAGCGGAACGGTCGAGGTGCAGGGCACCGTCCAGGCGGTGCCCTCGGACAAGGTCACCCTGCGTGGCCTGGCCCAGGCGACCGGCGGCTCGTTCCACACCGCGGCCTCGGTGGAGGAGCTCAGAACGGTCTATGAGGACATCGGCTCCCAGATCGGCTACACCACCGCCCAGCGCGACATCAGCTGGCGGTTCATGCTGGCCGGCCTGCTGCTGGCGATGGCCGCCGGCGCCAGCTCGCTGCTCTGGTCGGGCCGGCTCAGCTGA
- a CDS encoding DUF3097 domain-containing protein, which yields MYPDDVLASSSTRGRKAVRQVPAEPELAVETLDGYCGAVVALGRTVVAGEQRDTVTLADRSDRRREFPMLPASFLLEGELVTLVRPTPAATGPARPGRTASGSVAVAGVRAQVAKASRIWVEGVHDAALVERIWGEDLRIEGIVVQPLGGIDDLAEQVRQFQPGPGRRLGVLVDHLVPGSKETRIAAGVTSPHVLINGHPYVDIWQAVKPTALGIKAWPVVGREVEWKDGIAAALGVSDTREMWRRVLASVNSFADVEVPLLRSVEELIDFVTG from the coding sequence GTGTACCCCGACGACGTCCTGGCTTCGAGCTCCACCCGTGGACGTAAGGCTGTTCGGCAGGTCCCGGCCGAGCCGGAGCTGGCGGTGGAGACGCTGGACGGCTACTGCGGCGCGGTGGTCGCGCTGGGCCGGACGGTGGTGGCCGGCGAGCAACGCGACACCGTCACCCTGGCCGACCGCTCCGACCGGCGCCGGGAGTTTCCGATGCTGCCGGCCAGCTTCCTGCTCGAGGGCGAGCTGGTGACGCTGGTCCGGCCGACGCCGGCAGCGACCGGCCCGGCCCGGCCGGGTCGCACCGCGTCCGGTTCGGTCGCCGTGGCCGGGGTCAGGGCGCAGGTGGCCAAGGCCAGCCGGATCTGGGTCGAGGGGGTGCACGACGCGGCCCTGGTAGAGCGGATCTGGGGTGAGGACCTGCGGATCGAGGGGATCGTGGTGCAGCCGCTGGGCGGCATCGACGACCTGGCCGAGCAGGTCCGGCAGTTCCAGCCGGGCCCCGGCCGGCGGCTCGGGGTGCTGGTGGACCACCTGGTGCCCGGCTCGAAGGAGACCCGGATCGCCGCCGGCGTCACCTCACCGCACGTGCTGATCAACGGCCACCCCTACGTCGACATCTGGCAGGCGGTCAAGCCCACCGCGCTCGGCATCAAGGCCTGGCCGGTGGTCGGCCGCGAGGTCGAGTGGAAGGACGGCATCGCCGCCGCGCTGGGGGTCTCGGACACCCGCGAGATGTGGCGGCGGGTGCTGGCCTCGGTGAACAGCTTCGCTGACGTCGAGGTGCCGTTGCTGCGCTCGGTCGAGGAGCTGATCGACTTCGTGACCGGCTGA
- the fabG gene encoding 3-oxoacyl-ACP reductase FabG: MSRSVLVTGGNRGIGLAIARAFSEAGDKVAVTHRGSGAPDGLFGVRCDVTDEASVDAAFSEVEAEYGPVQVLVANAGITDDKLLMRMSEDSFSRVLDANLTGAYRVAKRATAHMVKAKGGRMVFISSVVALTGAPGQANYAASKAGLIGLARSIARELGSRNITANVVAPGFIETDMTAAMTEARKSEVLASVPLRRYGSVTEVADVVQFLASEAAGYVNGVVLPVDGGLGMGF, from the coding sequence GTGAGTCGATCTGTGCTGGTGACTGGTGGTAACCGCGGAATCGGCCTGGCGATAGCCCGGGCGTTCAGCGAGGCGGGTGACAAGGTCGCGGTGACCCACCGTGGCAGCGGCGCCCCGGACGGGCTGTTCGGAGTGCGCTGCGACGTGACCGACGAGGCGTCGGTGGATGCCGCCTTCAGCGAGGTCGAGGCCGAGTACGGCCCGGTCCAGGTGCTGGTGGCCAACGCCGGCATCACCGACGACAAGCTGTTGATGCGGATGAGCGAGGACTCCTTCAGCCGGGTGCTCGACGCCAACCTGACCGGCGCCTACCGGGTGGCCAAGCGGGCCACCGCCCACATGGTCAAGGCCAAGGGCGGCCGGATGGTGTTCATCTCCTCGGTGGTGGCGCTGACCGGCGCGCCCGGGCAGGCCAACTACGCCGCCAGCAAGGCCGGCCTGATCGGGCTGGCGCGCTCGATCGCCCGCGAGCTGGGCAGCCGCAACATCACCGCCAACGTGGTGGCGCCGGGCTTCATCGAGACCGATATGACAGCGGCGATGACCGAGGCCCGCAAGAGCGAGGTGCTGGCCAGCGTGCCGCTGCGCCGGTACGGGTCGGTGACCGAGGTCGCCGACGTGGTCCAGTTCTTGGCCTCCGAGGCGGCCGGCTACGTCAACGGAGTGGTCCTGCCGGTCGACGGCGGCCTGGGCATGGGCTTCTGA
- a CDS encoding DUF4395 domain-containing protein, translating to MTALLSFPNPVNEKAARVVAAGVVVLCLLALLPGLTWLALPIAVGFALRVASGPRYSPLGLLATRLVAPKLGAPKLVPGPPKRFAQAIGATLSTAAALAHLGFGATGSARVLLAAIALAALLESVFALCLGCVVFGQLMRAGVIPAEVCQACGDVGLRYGQNG from the coding sequence ATGACAGCGCTGCTCAGCTTTCCCAACCCGGTGAACGAGAAAGCGGCCCGGGTGGTCGCCGCCGGCGTTGTGGTGCTGTGCCTGCTGGCCCTGCTTCCCGGCCTGACCTGGCTGGCACTGCCGATCGCGGTCGGCTTCGCGCTGCGGGTGGCCTCCGGCCCCCGATACAGCCCGTTGGGGCTGCTGGCGACCCGGCTGGTCGCGCCGAAGCTGGGAGCGCCGAAGCTGGTGCCCGGACCGCCGAAGCGGTTCGCCCAAGCCATCGGCGCCACCCTCAGCACGGCCGCCGCGCTCGCGCACCTCGGCTTCGGCGCTACCGGGTCGGCCCGGGTGCTGCTGGCCGCGATCGCGCTCGCCGCGCTGCTGGAGTCGGTGTTCGCGCTCTGCCTGGGCTGCGTGGTGTTCGGCCAACTGATGCGCGCCGGTGTCATCCCTGCCGAGGTCTGCCAGGCCTGTGGCGACGTCGGCCTGCGTTACGGCCAGAATGGTTAG
- the moaA gene encoding GTP 3',8-cyclase MoaA — protein MSPATESTPSDGVLLDTFGRRAEDLRISLTDKCSLRCTYCMPAEGLAWLPATAVLSDDEILRLATVFLGLGVRTIRLTGGEPLVRAGVAGLISRLAQLRPRPELSLTTNAIALADKAEELARSGLNRVNVSLDTLDRERFHSLTRRDRLADVLAGLAAAQAAGLSPVKVNAVLMREQNLAEAPRLLAWALGAGYQLRFIEHMPLDAEHLWTMEGMVTADEVLEVLGRDFELRPVAHRGHAPAEEFEVLDGPDRAGWVAAPGGHRVGIIASVSRPFCRDCDRLRLTADGQLRTCLFGHQETDLRSALRQGATDAELAELIRVAVRAKPAGHGINAPGFRQPERPMSAIGG, from the coding sequence ACGGGGTGCTGCTCGACACGTTCGGGCGGCGGGCCGAAGACCTGCGCATCTCCCTCACCGACAAGTGCTCGCTGCGCTGCACGTACTGCATGCCCGCCGAGGGACTGGCCTGGCTGCCGGCCACGGCGGTGCTCTCCGATGACGAGATCCTCCGGCTGGCGACGGTGTTCCTCGGCCTGGGCGTGCGGACGATCCGGCTGACCGGTGGCGAGCCGCTGGTCCGGGCCGGCGTCGCCGGGCTGATCAGCCGGCTGGCCCAGCTGCGGCCCAGGCCCGAGCTGTCGCTGACCACCAACGCCATCGCGCTGGCCGACAAGGCAGAGGAGCTGGCCCGGTCGGGCCTGAACCGGGTCAACGTCTCACTCGACACCCTGGACCGGGAGAGGTTCCACAGCCTCACCCGGCGCGACCGGCTGGCCGACGTGCTGGCAGGGCTGGCGGCTGCCCAGGCCGCCGGCCTCAGTCCGGTCAAGGTCAACGCGGTGCTGATGCGCGAGCAGAACCTGGCCGAGGCGCCGCGGCTGCTGGCCTGGGCGCTGGGGGCCGGTTACCAGCTGCGCTTCATCGAGCACATGCCGCTGGACGCCGAGCACCTGTGGACGATGGAAGGCATGGTGACCGCCGACGAGGTGCTCGAGGTGCTCGGACGAGACTTCGAGCTGCGGCCGGTGGCCCATCGCGGTCACGCCCCGGCCGAGGAGTTCGAGGTGCTGGACGGCCCGGACCGGGCGGGCTGGGTAGCGGCGCCGGGCGGGCACCGGGTCGGCATCATCGCCTCGGTCAGCCGGCCGTTCTGCCGCGACTGCGACCGGTTGCGGCTCACCGCCGACGGCCAGTTGCGCACCTGCCTGTTCGGGCACCAGGAGACCGACCTGCGCTCGGCGCTGCGGCAGGGCGCCACTGACGCCGAGCTGGCCGAGCTGATCCGGGTGGCGGTGCGCGCCAAGCCCGCCGGTCACGGCATCAACGCTCCGGGGTTCCGCCAGCCGGAGCGGCCGATGTCGGCGATCGGCGGCTGA